From the Patescibacteria group bacterium genome, one window contains:
- the atpB gene encoding F0F1 ATP synthase subunit A — protein MHVSLTAEKIFDLGPLPVTNSLLTTWVVLVLVGIFAVVFRARLKRSPAGVQNVIELAIESFHDLAESVTNNFKQARQFFPIVFTIFLFVLLNNWAGLLPGVGSIGFFEEEKTTEESAIPEAPLAQNEELSGESLVAPDVVSLSESTEVIAENETVEEGAHAESAEHHAVFVPIFRAGTADLSFTLALAFVAVILVQVMGIASLGGGYFKKFFNFSNPIHFFVGILEIVSEFSKMISFSFRLFGNIFAGEVLLAVIISLAPFVVPMPFYGLEIFVGLIQALVFSVLTLVFFKMASAAH, from the coding sequence ATGCATGTTTCTCTCACTGCCGAAAAAATCTTCGACCTCGGCCCACTGCCGGTCACGAATTCGCTGCTCACGACTTGGGTCGTCCTCGTCTTGGTCGGAATTTTCGCTGTGGTTTTTCGCGCGCGCTTGAAGCGCAGTCCCGCCGGCGTACAAAATGTCATTGAGCTGGCGATTGAGAGTTTTCACGATCTCGCTGAGAGTGTGACGAATAATTTCAAACAAGCGCGTCAGTTTTTCCCGATTGTCTTCACTATTTTCCTCTTCGTGCTTTTGAATAATTGGGCCGGACTGCTACCCGGCGTCGGTTCGATTGGTTTCTTCGAAGAAGAAAAAACTACGGAAGAATCGGCAATCCCTGAAGCACCACTCGCCCAAAATGAAGAGCTTAGCGGCGAAAGCTTGGTCGCGCCCGATGTGGTCAGCCTCTCTGAGAGCACTGAAGTAATCGCTGAAAACGAAACCGTGGAGGAAGGAGCACACGCTGAATCTGCCGAGCACCATGCTGTCTTCGTACCGATTTTTCGCGCAGGCACAGCTGACCTCAGCTTCACGCTCGCCCTCGCCTTCGTCGCGGTCATCCTCGTCCAAGTGATGGGCATCGCCTCACTCGGCGGCGGTTATTTCAAAAAGTTTTTTAACTTTTCGAATCCGATACACTTCTTCGTCGGCATCCTGGAAATCGTCTCGGAATTTTCGAAAATGATTTCCTTTTCATTTCGACTCTTCGGCAATATCTTCGCTGGCGAAGTGCTGCTTGCGGTCATTATCTCGCTCGCACCTTTCGTCGTGCCAATGCCATTTTACGGTTTGGAGATTTTCGTCGGACTGATTCAAGCCCTCGTTTTTTCAGTTTTAACTTTGGTTTTCTTCAAAATGGCGAGTGCAGCACACTAA
- a CDS encoding HU family DNA-binding protein has protein sequence MATKALTQAQVIALVAEKAGISKKEGKVVLETLQAALVKNDKVATPFGIFSKKVKPARPARKGTNPFTGEEMMFKAKPKQTVLKYRPNKATKDALN, from the coding sequence ATGGCTACCAAAGCCCTCACTCAGGCGCAGGTCATTGCGCTCGTCGCAGAAAAAGCGGGAATCTCCAAAAAGGAAGGTAAAGTCGTCCTCGAGACACTTCAGGCTGCTCTCGTCAAAAACGATAAAGTTGCCACTCCATTTGGAATCTTCTCGAAAAAGGTCAAACCGGCTCGCCCGGCTCGCAAAGGCACCAACCCTTTCACCGGAGAGGAAATGATGTTCAAAGCGAAACCGAAACAGACAGTCCTCAAATATCGTCCGAACAAAGCGACGAAAGACGCGCTTAACTAA
- the atpH gene encoding ATP synthase F1 subunit delta, whose product MSKTSLRYARALALALGEKVSVAELKETAENLDLAAEVLSEKTAQNFFANSRIATVEKEKVVTKVFGKAGEKFENFLKLVVHHGRMSEIAGIAESFRAVLNESGGVATALIESARVLDEKELRGLAAALRKMTGREIAVEPRVNAQILGGVKILLGDELIDLSLTGKLSRLQKALN is encoded by the coding sequence ATGAGCAAAACTTCTCTCCGTTACGCCCGCGCACTGGCGCTCGCGCTCGGCGAGAAAGTTTCGGTCGCAGAATTGAAAGAAACTGCTGAGAATCTCGATCTCGCGGCGGAAGTTTTGAGTGAAAAAACGGCCCAGAATTTCTTCGCGAATTCCCGCATCGCGACAGTGGAAAAAGAAAAAGTTGTTACTAAGGTTTTCGGCAAAGCCGGCGAAAAGTTTGAAAATTTTTTGAAACTCGTCGTCCATCATGGGCGCATGTCTGAAATCGCTGGCATCGCTGAGAGCTTCCGTGCCGTGCTAAATGAATCGGGCGGCGTCGCGACGGCGCTCATCGAAAGCGCGCGCGTCCTCGACGAAAAAGAACTGCGCGGACTCGCCGCCGCACTGCGCAAAATGACCGGACGCGAAATCGCGGTCGAACCGCGCGTGAATGCCCAAATCCTGGGCGGCGTGAAAATCCTCCTCGGCGACGAGCTCATCGATCTCTCGCTCACAGGGAAACTGAGCCGACTGCAAAAAGCTCTGAACTAA
- the atpG gene encoding ATP synthase F1 subunit gamma yields the protein MSLLDLRRRLKSINSTQKITRAMEMVSASKMKKAQDAALAGRPYADELARLIEGLVARSKGNLEHPYFLRRENPKKILFLLFTGDRGLCGAFNSNIIRYLNTKQLGETEEKAVLCVGRKGLQFFKHVGGSVVAEFEGLSDKPEFVKTAPITRLVVQGFLDGEFDEVRLVYNHFVNTMQQRIVERTLLPFTPPVADAETKVAAQIEYVFEPSGTAVFERLLPRFLETIVYQALLESNASEQSARMVAMKSASENAGELIDTLTLEMNKARQASITTEILEIIGGADALAEG from the coding sequence ATGAGTTTGCTCGACCTCCGCCGCCGTCTGAAATCAATTAATTCCACGCAAAAAATCACGCGGGCGATGGAGATGGTTTCTGCGTCCAAAATGAAAAAGGCGCAAGACGCCGCGCTCGCCGGACGACCGTACGCCGACGAACTCGCACGCCTGATCGAAGGACTCGTCGCGCGCTCGAAAGGCAATCTCGAGCACCCTTATTTTTTGCGCCGTGAGAATCCGAAGAAAATTCTTTTCCTGCTTTTCACGGGTGACCGCGGACTCTGCGGCGCGTTTAATTCGAATATCATCCGCTACCTCAACACAAAACAACTCGGCGAGACTGAGGAAAAAGCGGTTCTCTGCGTCGGACGCAAAGGTCTGCAATTTTTCAAACATGTCGGCGGGAGTGTCGTCGCGGAATTCGAAGGACTGTCAGACAAACCCGAATTCGTGAAAACCGCCCCGATTACACGACTCGTCGTGCAAGGATTCCTGGATGGCGAATTCGACGAAGTGCGCCTCGTCTACAACCATTTCGTGAATACGATGCAGCAGCGCATCGTGGAGCGAACTTTGCTGCCCTTCACTCCTCCGGTGGCTGACGCGGAAACGAAAGTGGCGGCGCAGATTGAATATGTTTTTGAGCCGAGCGGCACAGCAGTTTTCGAGCGCTTGCTTCCGCGCTTCCTCGAGACCATCGTCTATCAGGCGCTCCTCGAATCCAATGCGAGTGAACAATCCGCACGCATGGTCGCGATGAAATCAGCGAGTGAAAATGCCGGCGAATTGATTGACACGCTCACGCTCGAAATGAATAAAGCGCGCCAGGCTTCGATCACGACCGAGATTTTGGAAATCATCGGCGGCGCAGACGCGCTCGCCGAAGGCTGA
- the rplS gene encoding 50S ribosomal protein L19, with protein MNQQLLAHVAAKSLRAKMPELAAGMTVKVSQKIREGEKERVQNFEGLVIATNGGKGIAATFTVRKIFDGIGVEKVFPLHSKNVVKIEIIKKAKVRRSKLYYARDLRGKAARMTETYVNENVYDEEADKKVAAELKKKEEAAAAKVEAEKAAAAAPQVESEVPAAAEAEPKKEQA; from the coding sequence ATGAATCAACAATTACTCGCTCATGTCGCTGCCAAGAGTCTGCGTGCCAAAATGCCCGAGCTGGCTGCGGGGATGACTGTGAAGGTCTCACAAAAGATTCGTGAAGGCGAGAAGGAACGCGTCCAAAATTTCGAAGGACTTGTGATCGCGACCAACGGCGGCAAAGGTATCGCTGCGACATTCACTGTCCGCAAAATTTTTGACGGCATCGGTGTCGAGAAAGTTTTCCCATTGCACAGCAAAAATGTCGTCAAAATTGAAATTATCAAAAAAGCCAAAGTCCGCCGCAGCAAGCTTTATTACGCGCGTGATTTGCGCGGTAAAGCAGCGCGCATGACTGAAACTTATGTCAATGAAAATGTTTACGACGAAGAAGCGGACAAAAAAGTCGCAGCGGAATTGAAGAAAAAAGAGGAGGCGGCTGCCGCGAAAGTGGAGGCTGAGAAAGCCGCAGCAGCAGCTCCGCAGGTTGAGTCCGAAGTTCCGGCAGCAGCTGAAGCCGAGCCGAAAAAAGAGCAAGCTTAA
- the atpA gene encoding F0F1 ATP synthase subunit alpha produces the protein MKLSASEISSALAQQIKDFKATTEKSNLGTVIEVGDGITKVSGLSGAAMAEILEFPGGKTGVVLNLEEDTVGVMLLEENPELKEGDEVKTTGKIMEVPVGEALIGRVVNTLGLPIDGKGKIATKKTRLVEVKAPGIIERQGVDTPLQTGIKAIDSMIPVGRGQRELIIGDRQTGKTAIAIDTIINQKGKNCLCFYVAIGQKASTVAKIVAKLDEFGAMNYTTVVAANASDPAAQQFLAPFAGVTMAEEFMNAGKDVLIVYDDLSKHAAAYRQISLLLRRPPGREAYPGDIFYLHSRLLERAVRLSDKLGGGSITALPIIETQANDVSAYIPTNVISITDGQIYLESDLFYKGIRPAVNAGLSVSRVGGAAQTKAMKKVSGNLRLSLAQFRELEAFSQIGSDLDAATKRQIERGRRIVEILKQGQYSPLSVVNQIEIIFATNAGYLDEVPVEKISKFEKDFGEFMQTNYAKIEKEIATSGKIEEQTEKDLRAAIEDFKKGWTE, from the coding sequence ATGAAACTCTCCGCCTCAGAAATCTCATCTGCTCTCGCTCAGCAAATTAAGGATTTTAAAGCGACAACTGAGAAATCCAATCTCGGCACCGTCATCGAAGTCGGCGACGGCATCACGAAAGTGAGCGGACTATCCGGCGCGGCGATGGCGGAAATTTTGGAATTCCCCGGCGGCAAAACCGGCGTCGTGCTGAACCTCGAAGAAGACACCGTCGGTGTGATGTTGCTCGAAGAAAATCCAGAATTGAAGGAAGGCGACGAAGTGAAAACGACTGGGAAAATTATGGAGGTCCCCGTCGGCGAAGCACTGATCGGACGCGTCGTGAATACGCTCGGTCTGCCAATCGACGGCAAAGGCAAAATCGCGACGAAGAAAACCCGCCTCGTCGAAGTGAAAGCGCCTGGCATTATTGAGCGCCAAGGAGTCGATACGCCACTGCAGACTGGCATCAAAGCGATTGACTCGATGATTCCAGTCGGACGCGGTCAACGCGAGCTCATCATCGGCGACCGCCAAACTGGCAAAACCGCGATTGCCATCGACACGATTATCAATCAGAAAGGTAAAAATTGTTTGTGTTTCTATGTCGCCATCGGTCAAAAAGCTTCGACCGTCGCGAAGATTGTCGCGAAATTAGATGAATTTGGCGCGATGAATTACACGACTGTCGTCGCCGCGAATGCGAGTGATCCGGCTGCCCAGCAATTTCTCGCACCATTCGCCGGCGTCACGATGGCGGAAGAATTTATGAATGCGGGCAAAGATGTTTTGATTGTTTACGATGATCTCTCGAAGCACGCCGCAGCTTACCGCCAAATTTCTCTGCTCCTGCGCCGCCCGCCGGGACGCGAAGCTTATCCGGGAGATATTTTTTATCTGCATTCCCGCCTGCTCGAACGCGCGGTGCGCCTGAGCGACAAACTCGGTGGTGGCTCGATCACGGCTCTGCCAATCATCGAGACCCAAGCAAACGATGTTTCAGCGTATATTCCGACGAATGTGATTTCGATTACGGACGGTCAGATTTACCTCGAATCGGATCTTTTTTACAAAGGCATTCGCCCAGCCGTCAATGCCGGTCTCTCGGTCAGCCGCGTCGGTGGCGCCGCCCAGACGAAAGCGATGAAAAAGGTTTCGGGCAATCTGCGTCTCTCGCTCGCGCAATTCCGTGAGCTGGAAGCGTTTTCCCAGATCGGCTCCGATCTCGATGCCGCGACGAAGAGACAAATCGAACGCGGTCGTCGTATCGTCGAAATTTTGAAACAAGGTCAGTATTCCCCGCTCTCCGTCGTGAACCAGATTGAAATTATTTTCGCGACCAATGCGGGCTATCTCGACGAAGTGCCCGTCGAAAAAATTTCGAAATTCGAAAAAGATTTCGGCGAGTTCATGCAAACCAATTACGCGAAAATCGAAAAGGAAATCGCCACGAGCGGCAAAATCGAGGAACAGACCGAGAAAGATTTGCGCGCCGCGATTGAAGATTTCAAAAAAGGCTGGACTGAATAA
- a CDS encoding AtpZ/AtpI family protein has protein sequence MAKSEMLPLKVVVGMSLQLGFSVATTTILCVFGGHWLDEKYGTKFFFWIGLALGFISSILLVWKIVQPLQAIARDDKKTTKNY, from the coding sequence ATGGCTAAATCTGAAATGCTGCCGCTGAAAGTAGTCGTAGGAATGAGTCTACAGCTCGGCTTCTCCGTCGCGACGACCACGATCTTGTGCGTCTTCGGTGGCCATTGGCTCGATGAAAAATACGGGACGAAATTTTTTTTCTGGATTGGGCTCGCTCTCGGATTCATCTCTTCAATCCTGCTTGTATGGAAAATTGTGCAGCCTTTGCAAGCTATCGCGCGGGACGATAAAAAAACGACTAAAAACTATTAA
- the atpE gene encoding ATP synthase F0 subunit C has product MDTETIKLLSVAGTIAIGAVMPSLAIGMIGSKGVEAIGRNPEAAGKVQAAMILAIAFAEAVAIYALVVALILKFV; this is encoded by the coding sequence ATGGATACCGAAACCATCAAACTTCTCTCGGTCGCTGGAACGATCGCCATCGGCGCGGTCATGCCTTCACTCGCCATCGGAATGATCGGCTCGAAAGGTGTCGAAGCCATCGGTCGCAATCCAGAAGCTGCCGGTAAAGTGCAAGCTGCGATGATTCTCGCGATTGCGTTTGCCGAAGCGGTCGCGATTTACGCGCTCGTCGTCGCGCTCATTTTGAAATTCGTCTAG
- the atpF gene encoding F0F1 ATP synthase subunit B yields MEILSSLGIDPAVMLAQAVNFFVLLAILTFLVYKPVLKLLDERKERIAKAEEHAQLVEDKLARVEELTQKEFKKAQQKASEIIAASKEAATTQANELVETAKSKVGKIVEEGRAVIAKERDDAARQIQNEVAKIVILATEKLLQRTIDAKDQSKFVADAITEISTLK; encoded by the coding sequence ATGGAAATTCTTTCGAGCCTCGGAATCGATCCGGCAGTGATGCTCGCGCAGGCGGTGAATTTTTTTGTTCTCCTCGCGATTCTCACATTTTTGGTTTACAAGCCGGTTTTGAAATTACTTGACGAGCGCAAGGAGCGCATCGCCAAAGCCGAAGAACACGCGCAACTCGTCGAAGATAAGCTCGCGCGCGTCGAAGAACTCACGCAAAAGGAATTCAAAAAAGCGCAGCAAAAAGCGAGTGAGATCATCGCCGCCTCGAAAGAAGCCGCCACTACTCAGGCGAATGAATTGGTCGAGACCGCCAAGTCGAAAGTCGGCAAAATCGTCGAGGAAGGTCGTGCCGTCATCGCGAAAGAACGCGACGACGCCGCGCGTCAGATTCAAAATGAAGTCGCAAAAATCGTAATCCTCGCCACCGAGAAACTTTTGCAGCGCACGATTGATGCGAAAGACCAGTCGAAATTCGTCGCCGATGCGATTACCGAAATCTCCACCCTCAAATGA